In a single window of the bacterium genome:
- a CDS encoding transposase produces MDATTQAQGGAARLIQKVKQETRRKFSAEDKIRIVLEGFRKEISVAELCRRERINPTVYYNWLKQFMEGGKCQLRGDTLRSATREEVSSLREENLRLKELRRRAGGYRLLHRRDSGLGRGRRRVYQVARRRKKGRMAVQGR; encoded by the coding sequence ATGGATGCAACGACCCAGGCTCAGGGAGGAGCGGCAAGGCTGATCCAGAAGGTAAAACAGGAGACACGGCGCAAGTTCAGCGCAGAGGATAAGATAAGGATTGTATTGGAGGGTTTCAGGAAGGAGATTTCGGTAGCGGAGTTATGCCGTCGGGAACGGATCAATCCGACGGTATACTACAACTGGCTGAAGCAGTTCATGGAGGGCGGGAAGTGTCAGCTGCGAGGCGATACGCTCCGCAGCGCGACGAGGGAGGAGGTATCCTCACTTCGGGAGGAGAACCTTCGGTTGAAGGAGCTACGGCGGCGAGCGGGAGGATATCGCCTACTCCATCGTCGCGACTCCGGACTCGGGCGCGGTCGTCGCAGGGTATACCAAGTCGCGAGGCGCAGGAAGAAAGGACGTATGGCTGTTCAAGGTCGATAG
- a CDS encoding metallopeptidase family protein has product MMVVLGCAAYFPYVTIYDVVLTKMVEASEDALPLDPNIFRLQVTIASLLIAGVLSVSMVLLRKACRSLELQLFKRILSWGIFYIPIVTILMLTGLWLDFRMGLPLTEEYREDFCRVAYIFAHILAHEIGHALGLKDEKLDPNDDEDPVSYQLMCSELLYGVYESQKFGVSYENSNFMTDISEENRNNDCLINFHKLLGRETTTNLW; this is encoded by the coding sequence GTGATGGTTGTTTTGGGCTGCGCGGCGTACTTTCCCTATGTTACGATATACGACGTTGTTCTTACGAAAATGGTAGAGGCTTCAGAGGATGCCTTGCCGCTTGATCCCAACATATTCCGGCTGCAAGTGACGATTGCGTCCTTGTTGATAGCAGGTGTCTTATCCGTGTCGATGGTTTTACTTAGAAAGGCATGTCGTTCGCTTGAACTCCAGCTTTTTAAAAGAATACTCTCTTGGGGCATCTTTTACATCCCTATAGTGACTATACTCATGCTCACAGGTTTGTGGCTGGATTTCAGGATGGGTCTTCCTTTAACAGAAGAATATCGAGAAGATTTCTGCAGGGTAGCTTATATCTTTGCCCATATATTAGCGCATGAAATCGGACATGCACTGGGCTTGAAAGACGAAAAGTTGGACCCAAATGACGACGAAGATCCAGTAAGCTACCAGTTGATGTGTAGCGAGCTTCTGTACGGTGTATACGAATCACAAAAATTCGGTGTTTCCTATGAAAATTCCAATTTCATGACTGATATCAGTGAAGAGAATAGGAACAATGATTGTCTGATCAACTTTCATAAGTTGCTCGGAAGAGAAACAACAACAAACCTTTGGTAG